In one Planctomycetaceae bacterium genomic region, the following are encoded:
- a CDS encoding AAA family ATPase, translating to MYIKEISIKNFRNFGTPAFVMKLKPFTLILGENNIGKSNLLKAIGLILSQDLSVFRQRMLEIDDINYSSVMVFKKEVANRAITLESIVFPEVRIDITLSKMDDDQKAIVADWFIDHELEKAKITYFFAPKDSFDKVVWIEKQREKLGENKNDYLKIDFPIEEYRYSIFGGNDSTNECQQYLLRMLKIEYLDALRNAEQELVAGGGARLLYRVLAQGENAGYENIKEGLNTLSGIVKENATLKDIKTRIGTLLSQVSLDADGNGNSIDFQFSSPETSEILKKISLIYGANPIDVSRNGLGRNNLLYIALILSHLSNRDKQGSEPYFRCIGIEEPEAHLHPQLQDHLAENIGSIQKKDSGCMQLLLTSHSTHIAAKLCLKNTVILYNDRIDGRIRGHYVLEGLDVKEDKKSIRYLSKFIDATQSRLFFARRVILVEGISEKILLPVFFKVHSQKTLEQGGYEVINVQGVAFCHFLKIIKNGYFIKCLVLTDSDEGKKKVENRAADLKSNFEDKILIKVEVSNTSTFEKDLIEANKNGEGKKTLLRALKDTKPKNGVTFEEKCKDKEIDVEDFFGEIEDYKSEFALNLKRRLEKEDKLTIPKYITDGFTFLMDKNGKD from the coding sequence GTGTATATCAAAGAAATCTCAATAAAAAACTTTCGTAATTTCGGTACCCCTGCCTTTGTGATGAAGTTGAAGCCTTTCACATTGATTTTGGGTGAAAACAATATTGGCAAAAGTAACTTGCTAAAAGCAATTGGCTTGATTCTTAGTCAAGACCTCTCGGTATTCAGGCAAAGAATGCTTGAAATAGATGATATTAATTATTCTTCCGTCATGGTTTTTAAGAAAGAAGTTGCCAATAGAGCTATAACATTAGAAAGTATTGTATTTCCCGAAGTAAGGATTGATATAACTTTGAGTAAGATGGATGATGATCAAAAAGCCATAGTAGCAGATTGGTTTATAGATCATGAGTTAGAAAAGGCCAAGATAACATATTTTTTCGCACCAAAAGACTCGTTCGATAAAGTCGTTTGGATTGAAAAACAAAGAGAGAAATTAGGAGAAAACAAAAACGATTATTTAAAGATCGATTTTCCAATAGAGGAATATAGATATTCAATATTTGGAGGCAATGACAGTACCAATGAATGCCAGCAATATTTGCTTCGAATGTTGAAGATTGAATATCTGGATGCTTTGCGGAATGCTGAACAAGAATTAGTTGCCGGTGGTGGGGCACGTTTGTTGTATCGAGTACTTGCACAAGGCGAGAATGCAGGATACGAAAATATCAAAGAGGGATTAAACACTTTAAGTGGTATTGTCAAAGAAAATGCGACCCTTAAAGATATTAAAACACGTATTGGAACATTACTTTCCCAAGTATCTCTTGATGCCGATGGCAATGGCAACAGTATTGATTTTCAATTCTCCTCACCAGAAACAAGCGAAATTCTAAAAAAGATAAGTTTAATTTATGGAGCAAATCCAATCGATGTTTCACGCAACGGTCTTGGACGAAATAATCTTTTATATATTGCGCTAATTCTTTCGCATCTTTCAAACAGAGATAAACAAGGAAGTGAACCATACTTTCGCTGTATTGGGATTGAAGAGCCAGAGGCACATTTGCATCCACAATTGCAGGATCACTTGGCGGAAAATATTGGGAGCATTCAAAAGAAAGATTCGGGTTGTATGCAATTACTGCTCACATCGCACTCAACACATATCGCCGCAAAATTATGTCTAAAAAACACAGTTATTCTTTATAACGATAGAATTGACGGAAGAATAAGAGGACATTATGTGCTGGAGGGGCTTGACGTAAAGGAGGATAAAAAAAGTATTCGATATTTGAGCAAGTTTATCGATGCTACACAATCGAGGCTGTTTTTCGCACGAAGGGTCATCCTTGTGGAGGGTATCAGTGAAAAAATTCTTCTACCGGTATTTTTTAAGGTGCATTCCCAAAAAACTTTGGAACAAGGTGGATACGAAGTTATTAACGTACAAGGGGTAGCTTTCTGTCATTTTCTAAAAATAATAAAAAATGGATATTTTATCAAGTGCTTAGTACTTACAGATAGTGATGAGGGAAAGAAAAAAGTCGAGAATAGAGCTGCAGATTTGAAAAGTAATTTCGAAGATAAAATACTAATTAAAGTCGAAGTTTCTAATACGAGTACTTTTGAAAAAGATTTGATTGAGGCGAATAAAAATGGGGAAGGAAAAAAAACATTGCTTCGGGCATTGAAGGATACAAAACCGAAAAATGGAGTGACCTTTGAGGAAAAGTGCAAAGATAAGGAAATTGATGTTGAGGATTTCTTCGGTGAGATAGAAGATTATAAATCTGAATTCGCATTGAACTTAAAAAGGAGGCTTGAAAAAGAAGATAAACTTACAATTCCTAAGTATATTACAGACGGGTTTACTTTTTTAATGGACAAGAATGGGAAAGACTAA
- a CDS encoding ATP-dependent helicase has translation MGKTKNKPVLVIAGPGAGKTYDMVDRIMDAIPHLQPHRILAAITYTNAATSNIKERLAKRICIPPNVFIGTNHSFCYRFIFKPFGHLAGMLPKELVFMDIDYGTKPKEMDAGSWKIAINLRKKRNLENGRYGYEQILTMSGKILEENELVRTVVCNRLQYLFIDEFQDANSSQSKIIEYISKEDKTVIYAVGDPEQYIFRFTDTIKSYENIAINKFKKIAKVETNTKNHRSCDEIVRFIKQFHCDVDQRSERGSDVCGGVYFIPETDLDSIIKSYRSITSILKKNGKPVEKFYLSYVNKTFEDVAEKWELIPVSNDATKGLGLIDEAIKIISAIVGKNSKQICEKYKLDRIALRKKGLLLVIAIRKGKIKTAEDICTFIENNLELEANKEYSINNVEDKLRKLNGKEFVDDNISEYHMHSSIHKAKGLEADAVLVVAEDKGQLTRWLITEKETRYSEKTDMCRLGYVAFSRAKTMLCIACLKNIDKKIDSELTRLGVTKS, from the coding sequence ATGGGAAAGACTAAAAATAAACCTGTTCTGGTAATTGCAGGGCCTGGGGCTGGTAAGACGTATGATATGGTTGATCGAATAATGGATGCGATACCACATTTGCAACCTCATCGTATCCTTGCTGCAATAACGTATACAAACGCAGCAACATCTAATATTAAAGAGAGGCTTGCAAAGAGGATATGCATTCCACCGAATGTGTTTATTGGTACTAACCATAGTTTTTGTTATCGATTCATTTTCAAACCTTTTGGGCATCTTGCAGGGATGTTGCCCAAAGAACTAGTCTTTATGGATATTGACTATGGGACCAAACCTAAGGAAATGGACGCTGGTAGTTGGAAAATAGCAATTAACTTGCGGAAGAAAAGGAACTTGGAAAACGGGCGATATGGTTATGAACAGATTCTCACTATGAGCGGAAAAATACTTGAAGAAAATGAACTCGTAAGAACTGTAGTATGCAATCGTTTGCAGTATCTGTTTATTGATGAATTTCAGGATGCGAATAGCTCTCAGTCTAAGATTATTGAATATATTAGTAAAGAAGATAAAACGGTTATATATGCCGTCGGAGATCCTGAACAGTACATTTTCAGGTTCACAGATACAATAAAGAGTTATGAGAATATCGCAATCAACAAGTTTAAGAAAATTGCAAAAGTTGAAACAAATACTAAAAATCACCGGTCATGCGATGAAATTGTTAGGTTTATAAAACAGTTTCATTGCGATGTCGATCAAAGATCGGAACGCGGAAGTGATGTATGTGGCGGGGTATATTTCATACCTGAAACTGATTTGGATAGTATTATTAAATCATATCGCAGCATAACCAGTATTTTAAAGAAAAATGGCAAACCTGTAGAGAAATTTTATCTTAGCTATGTGAACAAGACGTTTGAAGATGTGGCAGAAAAATGGGAATTAATACCAGTATCGAATGATGCAACGAAGGGGCTAGGACTAATAGATGAAGCAATTAAAATTATTTCAGCCATAGTTGGCAAAAATAGCAAACAAATCTGTGAAAAATATAAGCTTGATCGAATAGCACTACGAAAAAAAGGGTTACTATTGGTGATTGCTATTAGGAAAGGTAAGATTAAAACAGCGGAAGATATTTGTACTTTTATTGAAAATAACCTTGAATTAGAAGCTAATAAAGAATACTCAATCAATAATGTTGAAGACAAATTACGAAAACTAAATGGCAAAGAGTTCGTGGATGATAATATTAGTGAATATCATATGCATTCATCCATACATAAGGCTAAGGGGCTTGAGGCAGATGCCGTTTTAGTCGTCGCAGAAGACAAAGGACAATTGACAAGATGGTTAATAACCGAGAAGGAAACGAGATACTCGGAAAAAACGGATATGTGCCGATTAGGGTATGTTGCTTTTAGTCGAGCGAAAACGATGTTATGCATTGCATGTCTTAAGAATATTGATAAAAAGATTGATAGCGAGTTGACAAGGCTTGGTGTAACGAAAAGCTAA
- the rpsP gene encoding 30S ribosomal protein S16 → MSVKLRLTRMGRRHKPFFRLNAIDSRTPRDGRIVEKLGHYDPIEKDAAKQLVLKKDRIEYWLSVGAVPSETVAELISRIGIESKHYKQIKARLSKAREIAKKKGKVFDNTQRVQAKKAAEKAEAAKAAAEAAGEQKA, encoded by the coding sequence ATGTCAGTAAAATTAAGACTCACAAGGATGGGACGCCGGCACAAGCCGTTTTTCAGGCTTAATGCTATTGATTCCCGTACACCGAGAGACGGCAGAATTGTCGAAAAGCTCGGCCACTATGACCCGATTGAAAAAGACGCAGCAAAGCAGCTCGTTCTGAAAAAAGACAGAATTGAGTATTGGCTTTCAGTCGGCGCAGTTCCCAGCGAAACAGTCGCGGAATTGATCTCACGAATCGGTATTGAAAGCAAACATTACAAACAAATTAAAGCTCGTTTGAGCAAAGCCAGAGAGATTGCCAAGAAGAAAGGCAAAGTCTTCGACAATACTCAAAGAGTACAGGCCAAAAAAGCCGCCGAAAAAGCTGAAGCTGCAAAAGCAGCAGCCGAAGCCGCCGGCGAGCAGAAGGCTTAA
- a CDS encoding helix-turn-helix transcriptional regulator produces the protein MAHKFETLLKKMKPTRIKRAKAKAKELMAEMLLTEIRRKAGFTQQDIAHKLGMKQPSLSKLESQDDMQISTLQRLIKALGGQLELIAHMPSGDIKVGQFK, from the coding sequence ATGGCACATAAATTTGAAACACTTTTAAAAAAGATGAAGCCTACAAGGATTAAAAGGGCAAAAGCAAAGGCTAAAGAACTGATGGCCGAAATGCTTTTAACTGAAATACGCAGGAAAGCCGGTTTTACTCAACAAGATATCGCTCATAAACTTGGTATGAAACAGCCGAGCTTGTCTAAATTAGAATCACAGGATGATATGCAGATAAGCACATTGCAGAGACTGATAAAAGCACTCGGCGGACAACTCGAATTGATTGCACATATGCCAAGTGGTGATATAAAAGTTGGGCAATTCAAATAA
- a CDS encoding LacI family transcriptional regulator, protein MINNMPITLKEIAFRAGVDISVVSRILNDKADQYRISKICQEKVKKVAMDLGYIPNAYAVGIKTGEFHCVALLQSGMTGKSFLPEKLVNEIHRNLEKEDKHLLLANIPENSGQDIPRIFRSLMADGLIVNFYGDLPPQIRKAIAKTSMPTVWMNYRMQYNSVYPDSFTAAKKATEYLIKLGHKRIAYCNVYFKDLRKDAHYSVSERRQGYTEAMKNASLPLMDVTPDYPVDDSMDKQVELFRSLLKRKDRPTAILLYWSFSIPAVQKAAYTLNLHIPNDLSVVTFACESHQRIGLTATAMLEPETDMAQQAVAMLAQKMQTRDANTPSVKLDYYFLDMGTCSKAPEM, encoded by the coding sequence ATGATTAATAATATGCCAATAACGCTCAAGGAGATTGCTTTCAGAGCAGGAGTGGACATTTCAGTTGTGTCGAGAATTTTGAACGACAAGGCAGACCAGTACCGAATTAGCAAAATCTGTCAGGAGAAAGTAAAAAAAGTTGCGATGGATTTAGGATATATCCCCAACGCTTACGCCGTCGGTATCAAAACCGGTGAATTTCACTGCGTCGCGCTGCTCCAAAGCGGAATGACAGGCAAAAGCTTCCTGCCCGAAAAATTAGTCAACGAAATACACCGCAATCTCGAAAAAGAAGATAAACACTTATTACTCGCCAACATTCCCGAAAACAGCGGTCAGGATATTCCGCGAATTTTCCGCTCACTTATGGCTGACGGCCTGATTGTAAATTTTTATGGGGATTTGCCGCCGCAAATCAGAAAAGCAATCGCAAAAACTTCTATGCCGACCGTCTGGATGAATTACAGAATGCAGTACAATTCTGTTTATCCCGACAGCTTCACCGCGGCCAAAAAAGCCACCGAGTATTTAATCAAGCTCGGCCATAAACGCATCGCATACTGCAATGTCTATTTCAAAGATTTGCGCAAAGACGCCCATTACAGCGTTTCCGAACGCCGGCAGGGTTATACTGAAGCGATGAAAAACGCCTCGCTGCCACTGATGGATGTTACGCCGGACTATCCGGTCGATGATTCTATGGATAAGCAGGTCGAATTGTTCCGTTCCCTTTTGAAACGTAAAGACAGACCAACAGCAATTCTTTTGTACTGGTCGTTTTCAATACCGGCCGTTCAGAAGGCCGCGTACACTTTAAATTTGCACATTCCAAATGATTTGTCGGTAGTTACATTCGCGTGCGAATCGCATCAGCGAATTGGCTTGACGGCAACAGCAATGCTCGAGCCGGAAACGGATATGGCTCAACAGGCAGTTGCTATGTTAGCGCAGAAAATGCAGACCCGCGACGCAAACACACCGTCGGTGAAGTTGGATTATTATTTCCTCGATATGGGCACCTGTTCAAAAGCACCGGAAATGTAA
- a CDS encoding LacI family transcriptional regulator, producing MVVIKSESRTMGRKKVNLLDVARVAGTSKSTVSRVLNNKLGNGFTVTDSVRQRILDVSKQLGYRPSLIAQSLSNQQRIMIHILGGSHGLHDLGDIYQTAVNEIVSIMNEKLEDGSVTVDMSSYRANKSELPPWHLNAAVILARCNSATIEELEESGIPYLVINGPAGKNGSTVVPDDVNGMRLAVKHFVNLGHKRIAYAGPQIAFLRGHSSVYDRHSTYLAEMEKYNLSAMAGHDKIFSTVKTYDNLYKSAVQYIQATVIQNKATAVIVYGHMEAMYLIQAAQSLGVSVPQQLSIICFCDQHAANIMSPNMTFIDLMSKEMGIAAAELLLKYLNNPEKAKPEVVKVPEQLIVRATTSVAPKE from the coding sequence ATGGTTGTAATAAAATCGGAATCTCGAACTATGGGCCGTAAAAAGGTTAATTTACTTGATGTTGCCAGAGTTGCCGGAACGAGCAAATCTACTGTCAGCAGGGTATTGAATAACAAGCTTGGCAACGGGTTTACTGTAACGGACAGTGTCCGTCAGCGTATTCTTGATGTTTCAAAGCAGTTGGGCTATCGTCCGAGCCTCATCGCGCAAAGTTTGTCCAATCAGCAGCGAATAATGATTCACATCCTCGGCGGCAGTCACGGTCTTCACGACTTGGGCGACATTTACCAGACCGCGGTAAATGAAATAGTATCGATAATGAATGAAAAGCTGGAGGACGGCTCTGTTACAGTTGATATGTCCTCGTACCGTGCGAACAAAAGCGAGCTTCCGCCATGGCACCTTAACGCTGCGGTAATTCTCGCCCGATGCAATTCGGCGACTATTGAAGAACTTGAAGAATCCGGCATTCCTTATCTTGTCATAAACGGTCCTGCCGGCAAGAACGGTTCGACGGTTGTGCCTGACGACGTCAACGGTATGCGGCTGGCCGTCAAGCACTTTGTCAATCTCGGCCATAAGCGCATCGCGTACGCCGGCCCCCAGATAGCTTTCCTTAGAGGCCACAGCAGTGTGTACGACAGACACAGTACATATTTAGCGGAGATGGAAAAATATAATCTGTCCGCGATGGCAGGCCACGATAAGATATTTTCGACTGTAAAAACATACGACAATCTTTACAAATCAGCCGTTCAGTACATTCAGGCCACGGTCATTCAAAACAAGGCGACAGCCGTTATAGTTTACGGCCACATGGAAGCGATGTATCTGATTCAGGCAGCTCAAAGTCTTGGCGTTTCTGTCCCGCAGCAGTTGAGTATTATTTGTTTTTGCGACCAGCACGCGGCGAACATTATGAGTCCGAATATGACGTTTATAGATTTGATGTCGAAGGAAATGGGCATTGCCGCTGCCGAATTGCTGCTGAAGTATTTGAACAATCCTGAAAAGGCGAAACCTGAAGTGGTTAAAGTGCCGGAGCAGTTGATTGTAAGAGCCACAACTTCCGTCGCCCCAAAAGAATAA
- a CDS encoding PKD domain-containing protein, translating to MKKILLSVFIAVIGLCALPAKSELLVNPGFELGAPETGAWQEGWMPSNWFKWGVGGWASWKSASRESIAYTPHTGDKFYAVGAWTSGEYQNVGQIVRVNPDEVFVFSTWAMTENWGTPTGYFLIKWFDSADDQVGSDEFGTLISGSQVATWTQYTYTTTAAPAGAMWGTFQIEGDAQGTILADDVSVKLRYAANDPVPDINASVPPATAQLQWTRPAPRSSGTVTVDVWFGTSIAAMTKVVSNQAVNSWTISPALSTLSASTFYWRVDCIDESITTTGRQWQFFTNTAPVVDAGTKQNIWLESGSATASMAAVVTDDGLPNPPATVTYLWTVNSGPASVTFTPNATTLNPTATFTTAGDYVLKLTASDSVVSNEDTVKVRVFAAGQTGLIAHYMLNETSGSTATDSIGGHNGTLVNSPTWLPTGGKVGGALQLTSSLAQDVNCGGAVEDHNSPSWADLRDEITVSAWIKLPTAGWPGGNTPWTAIVTKGDSSWRLTRNDNSNTVYFYCNGLQDYGREVIGVTDVADNQWHFIAGTYDGARIALYVDGLLQNSYASSGQIAFNNADVYIGNNAEGTDNRFFSGVIDQVRIHNIGLPQDKIIEQYVADGGTTICAEYLTGDLNNDCYIDFEDFAMIAENWLKCTDITNGRCE from the coding sequence ATGAAAAAAATATTGTTATCTGTATTTATTGCTGTAATTGGTCTTTGTGCTTTGCCGGCCAAATCTGAATTGCTCGTCAATCCCGGTTTTGAACTTGGTGCGCCTGAGACTGGTGCTTGGCAGGAAGGCTGGATGCCGTCGAACTGGTTCAAGTGGGGCGTTGGCGGCTGGGCAAGCTGGAAGAGTGCTTCAAGAGAATCAATTGCGTATACACCTCACACCGGCGACAAATTTTACGCCGTCGGAGCTTGGACTTCTGGCGAATATCAAAATGTTGGCCAGATTGTACGAGTGAATCCGGATGAGGTGTTTGTATTTAGTACTTGGGCGATGACCGAAAACTGGGGTACGCCGACAGGATATTTTCTCATAAAATGGTTTGATTCTGCGGATGATCAGGTTGGAAGTGATGAGTTTGGGACATTGATAAGCGGAAGTCAGGTTGCGACATGGACGCAGTACACTTATACGACTACAGCCGCGCCGGCAGGTGCAATGTGGGGTACTTTTCAAATTGAGGGCGACGCGCAGGGAACAATTCTGGCCGATGACGTATCAGTAAAACTGCGTTATGCAGCCAATGACCCGGTGCCTGATATTAACGCATCTGTTCCGCCGGCGACCGCACAACTGCAATGGACAAGACCTGCTCCGCGTTCATCCGGAACAGTTACCGTTGACGTATGGTTTGGAACAAGCATCGCGGCGATGACGAAAGTCGTCAGCAATCAGGCCGTGAATTCGTGGACGATTTCACCGGCGTTATCAACATTATCGGCATCGACATTTTATTGGCGTGTCGATTGCATTGATGAAAGCATTACAACTACCGGCCGTCAGTGGCAGTTCTTTACAAACACCGCTCCGGTTGTTGACGCAGGAACAAAACAGAATATCTGGCTCGAATCAGGCTCGGCAACAGCTTCTATGGCTGCCGTCGTAACAGATGACGGCCTGCCGAATCCGCCTGCCACGGTAACTTATCTCTGGACAGTCAACAGCGGCCCGGCCTCGGTTACGTTTACTCCAAACGCGACAACATTAAATCCAACGGCGACATTTACAACTGCCGGAGATTATGTTTTGAAACTAACCGCAAGCGATTCAGTTGTTAGCAATGAAGATACTGTGAAAGTCAGAGTATTCGCCGCAGGCCAAACAGGCTTGATAGCGCATTATATGTTAAATGAAACTTCCGGCTCAACAGCAACCGATAGTATTGGCGGCCACAATGGTACGCTTGTTAATTCTCCAACATGGCTGCCCACAGGCGGAAAAGTCGGCGGTGCTCTGCAGTTGACCAGCAGTTTAGCTCAAGATGTTAATTGTGGTGGAGCAGTCGAAGACCACAACTCTCCATCATGGGCGGATTTAAGAGACGAGATTACAGTTTCGGCGTGGATTAAATTACCGACAGCAGGTTGGCCGGGCGGTAATACTCCGTGGACTGCCATTGTTACAAAGGGCGATTCATCTTGGCGATTGACGCGCAACGATAACTCGAACACAGTTTATTTCTATTGCAATGGCCTGCAGGATTACGGCCGTGAAGTGATTGGTGTTACAGATGTCGCGGACAATCAGTGGCACTTTATCGCCGGTACTTACGATGGTGCAAGAATCGCTCTGTACGTTGATGGACTGCTGCAAAATTCTTATGCGTCTTCGGGACAGATAGCCTTTAATAATGCTGATGTTTACATCGGCAACAACGCCGAGGGTACCGACAACAGGTTTTTCTCCGGCGTTATCGATCAGGTTAGAATACACAACATTGGTTTGCCGCAGGATAAAATTATCGAGCAGTATGTTGCTGATGGCGGAACGACGATTTGTGCCGAGTACCTCACGGGCGATTTGAATAACGATTGTTATATCGATTTTGAAGATTTCGCAATGATCGCGGAAAATTGGCTCAAATGTACTGACATTACCAATGGTCGATGCGAATAG
- a CDS encoding type II secretion system GspH family protein translates to MLKKKAFSSAFTLVELLVVISIIALLLAVLMPALNKAREQGRRVVCLNHIKSLLLSVDVYAGSNNGWYVPLVSTAAAKGPASLDQINPYIWLTNLAFRKITGVKDSETMNMNYNVAIELPDKFYCPSDEMAKLHKKSDKNVLVSYGYNAEDWWGLNATPANSFPTSIPKGTTYGHKQSQIKSASNKLMFADSVDWWIIWMGANYKTAWDKLGQQQREAYATTNYNGLGNVSVVGPVLFRHSEGSPIGFYDGHCNYMKKDKVFINTNPTQPMRYWKDATGMWSN, encoded by the coding sequence ATGTTGAAAAAGAAGGCATTCAGTTCGGCGTTTACACTCGTTGAGCTTTTGGTGGTTATTTCAATCATCGCTCTATTGCTTGCGGTTCTTATGCCCGCTCTGAACAAAGCCAGAGAGCAGGGTAGGCGGGTCGTTTGTCTCAATCATATCAAATCATTACTGCTTTCAGTGGATGTTTATGCCGGCTCGAATAATGGCTGGTACGTTCCGCTTGTCAGCACCGCAGCCGCAAAAGGGCCTGCCTCGCTGGATCAGATTAATCCGTACATCTGGCTGACGAATCTTGCATTCAGGAAAATCACCGGCGTAAAAGATTCTGAAACAATGAATATGAATTATAACGTTGCTATTGAATTACCCGATAAATTTTATTGTCCCAGCGACGAAATGGCCAAACTGCATAAGAAATCTGATAAAAATGTATTGGTAAGTTACGGCTACAATGCCGAGGACTGGTGGGGCTTGAACGCGACTCCCGCGAATTCTTTTCCGACTTCGATTCCTAAAGGCACAACGTATGGCCATAAGCAATCGCAAATTAAAAGCGCATCGAATAAACTGATGTTTGCCGATTCGGTTGACTGGTGGATAATATGGATGGGGGCGAATTATAAAACCGCTTGGGACAAACTCGGCCAGCAGCAGCGAGAGGCTTACGCGACTACCAACTACAATGGTCTCGGAAATGTGAGCGTTGTCGGCCCTGTGCTTTTCAGACATAGTGAAGGTTCACCTATTGGTTTTTATGATGGCCATTGCAATTATATGAAGAAGGATAAGGTGTTCATAAACACCAATCCAACACAGCCTATGCGTTATTGGAAAGATGCGACCGGAATGTGGTCTAATTAG
- the ffh gene encoding signal recognition particle protein, which produces MFDALTEKFNNVFRAITNRGRITEANIADAMNEVRKALLEADVNYHVAKQFCKDVRAAAVGAEVIKSLHPGQVFVKIVNDELTKLMGPADPKIYYVTPGPTVILLAGLQGSGKTTTAGKLAKYIASKGKKTLLVADDLQRPAAVDQLVTLGQQLGIDVYNEPGSKDAVKVAKNGLKHAQSSGYDVVILDTAGRLHIDQEMMNEVADVAKITSPHQIYLVCDSMTGQDAVNSAKEFNERLELDGVILTKLDGDARGGAALSIKAVTGKPIKFIGVGEKLDKLEEFHPDRMASRILGMGDVVTLVERAQEQFNAEEAAKMQQKMAKGTFGFDDFLKQMQTVKKMGGMADMLKMLPGMGSKMAGMDVDDGEMVKIEGIIHSMTLEERKNPDIISPSRRRRIAAGCGRDQHDISSLIKTFERSRDMLKALSGGALGGFKALMSGGGMDAIGDMMSHGKKIKQRSKRKQKIVRKGKITWR; this is translated from the coding sequence ATGTTTGATGCACTAACGGAAAAATTTAATAATGTCTTTCGCGCGATAACCAACCGCGGTCGGATTACCGAAGCGAACATTGCCGACGCGATGAACGAAGTCCGCAAGGCTCTGCTCGAGGCTGACGTTAACTATCACGTGGCAAAGCAGTTCTGTAAAGATGTCCGCGCTGCGGCCGTTGGCGCAGAGGTTATAAAAAGCCTTCATCCGGGTCAGGTTTTCGTCAAGATTGTCAACGATGAGTTGACAAAATTGATGGGCCCAGCCGACCCGAAAATTTATTACGTAACCCCCGGCCCGACAGTGATTTTGCTCGCCGGTTTGCAGGGTAGTGGTAAGACCACGACCGCAGGCAAACTTGCGAAATATATAGCATCAAAAGGCAAAAAAACCCTCCTCGTCGCTGACGACTTGCAAAGGCCTGCAGCCGTTGACCAGTTGGTTACGCTTGGTCAGCAGTTGGGTATTGATGTTTATAATGAACCCGGCTCGAAAGACGCGGTCAAGGTTGCGAAAAACGGCCTAAAACACGCTCAATCAAGCGGTTATGACGTTGTGATTCTTGATACCGCCGGTCGTTTGCACATTGATCAGGAGATGATGAACGAGGTTGCCGACGTAGCCAAGATAACCAGTCCGCACCAGATATATTTGGTTTGCGATTCAATGACCGGTCAGGATGCTGTCAATAGTGCCAAGGAATTTAACGAACGTCTGGAATTGGACGGCGTTATCTTAACGAAACTCGATGGCGATGCCCGCGGCGGTGCTGCCTTAAGTATAAAGGCTGTAACGGGTAAGCCGATTAAATTTATTGGCGTTGGTGAGAAATTAGATAAACTTGAGGAGTTCCATCCCGACCGAATGGCGAGCAGAATCCTCGGTATGGGCGATGTTGTAACGCTTGTCGAACGTGCGCAGGAGCAGTTTAACGCCGAAGAAGCTGCGAAAATGCAGCAAAAAATGGCGAAAGGCACGTTTGGCTTCGATGATTTCCTAAAACAGATGCAAACTGTCAAGAAAATGGGCGGAATGGCTGATATGCTGAAAATGCTGCCGGGTATGGGCAGTAAAATGGCGGGTATGGATGTCGATGACGGCGAAATGGTAAAAATTGAGGGAATAATTCACTCAATGACACTTGAGGAAAGAAAAAATCCGGATATAATCAGCCCCTCGCGCAGGAGGCGCATCGCCGCGGGTTGCGGCAGGGATCAGCACGATATATCGTCTTTGATAAAGACTTTTGAACGCAGCAGGGATATGCTTAAAGCCTTATCCGGCGGAGCTTTGGGCGGATTTAAGGCGCTAATGAGCGGCGGCGGAATGGATGCCATCGGCGATATGATGAGCCATGGAAAGAAGATTAAACAGCGTTCGAAACGAAAACAGAAAATCGTCAGAAAAGGCAAAATTACCTGGCGATAA